AATAGGTCTTTTTACTACAGTACTGCTTAGCTGTTGGACTGGGAGGTAACACCGACACCTAACCCCCTGTCACCGTCAGCTAATGCCATGTGTTACAGTAGTTGTGCATGTCTGTGATTGTGAattgcagacctgggttcaaatagtatttgaaaccgTTAAAATACTTGTGGCGTTCGCGTAAGCTTGCTTCGCGTGCCAGATAGGTGGGGTTTGCacctttgggactattccattggaaGTCAGGGAAGCTtaatcaagcacagataaagtctttgaaatgatttaaaatagtatttgaacccaggtctggtgcaGTGTGTGAAAGACTCAAAATCAGTGGCGCTATGGTCCACACAAGCAGTGGGTCTGCATCAAAGAGGCGTGAAGGAATGTTGAAAGTAGGAGAGAAAAGATGACACCATCCTTACGTCATCCACATCTGGAAAGACAATAACAGCTTGACTCAGAGCTGAATATGAGGGGAAACCTTATTATCTCAGAGTacgaatgctgatctaggatcacgtCCCCTGTCCATGTATTCTTATTCATTGTTGTTCTTATTcatcactcctactctgagatgcttcatCCATATGGCCCGAGAATAAATCCCAATCCCTGCACTGATGGTGTCGCCACCTTTTCTCCAATCTCTGATCTGTATGCTTATCGATGCCTGATCGCCTAGCATGTAATCCATTGGTTACCCACAACTGTCCTAGCCCATAAATcaaagtgataatgccagagtaCTAAGTGTTAGCAGTTAGGTCAGCCAACATCCATATTGAACGGGCTAATCAATAAACACAACACACTCATGCTGATCACATGCTGCCTGGCTTTGAGCCAAGAGATACCTTATGCATGGCTATAGGCGAATACTGGGAAGCATACCTGGGGAAACGCCAATCAAACCAAACCGGCATGCACAGAACTGTAACAGCACCGCAAACCCTGGCTCTTGTCCAGGGCGTATACGTGCAGCTTTCTGATGCTGAGAAGGCTCTGCATCAGCAAGCCGCATGTAAACGCACTGAACCAGAGCTACCCAAACCCGGCCCTCCCATCCCCATCTCCACCTGGCCCATTTGATGAAGTACGGCAGGTGGTTGAGCAGATTGAATGTGTAGTATGAATATCTGGTAATCTCTGTCAACGTCCAAACGACCAGGAAGAGGATTACACTTTCTTCGTTCTGGATCTTCCAGAAAGTCAACAAGGATAGGGACAAAACAAGGGCGGAGAAGATAGTTAACAGTTAATGGGGTCCATGTATAGTAGGATATTACTACAGTTGCGCTCCGGGGTGAAGTTACCCCTacgtacagatctaggatcagcttcccgtCCCCCAATCCTAAACTTAATAATTGgtggggaaaatgctaaactgatccAAGATCAATGTCTAGGGGCAACTTAACCTCACCCACTCCAAGGCATCTTAATGTAGATGGTAACCTGGGTTACAAAACACCTCTTTGGTGATAAATGTGATAGTCACCTGTTTGATGCTGTTGGTGATGAACCACACCATGAAGATTCGTGAACACACTTGAACCCCGGTCACAATTACAGAGGTCCTCACAATTCCTAGAGGGTCAGAACCGGGGAAATAAACATTGCTGTCAGAGCTAAGAGATACTCACAttatatgtttgtttgttttttgtacttttacccatttttcaccccaattttgtgatatccaattggtggttacagtcttgtcccatcgctgcaactcccctatggactcgggagaggcgaaggtcgagagccgtgtgtcctccgaaacacgaccctgccaagccgcactgcttcttgacacactgctcgcttaacccggaagccagccgcaccaacgtgtcaGAAGAAACACCGTCCATCTGGCGACTGAGGTCAGCTTGTGGGCGCCCGGTCCGCCACAAGGAGtagctagagcgtgatgggacaagaaaatcccagccggccaaaccctcccctaacccggacgacgctgggccaattgtgcgccgcctcatgggtctcccagtcacggccggctgtgacacagcctgggatcgaacccgagtctgtagtgacgccttagaccgctgcgctacttGGGAGGCCCTCACATTACATGGTTGTTATTCAAGACAATACGTACCGATTGCACAGTGCCCCACCTGAAAGATGATAACAAATCAGAATGAGTGAATCGCCTCTCCTCACTTCTTCTCTGCATCAAAGCTCTCAGCGTCAAAGTATTTAAAGCACACAGAGGGATCTTACCAGTAATTTCAACATTTGCCTATTTTCCCAACTGTCTTCGTTGAATACTTTGTTTGAATACGGCTGTATAGAGAACTATGCCAATATTCCAGAAACTCACCTCAACTAACGCAACTGTCTGGAAAAACTTGAGTGTCCTTGCTATACTTTTGTACAGACCCTTGTGTGTGCCTTTCTGGATGTAAAAGCGCATCATTGCCATAGCCAAAACCAGCCACCTGGAAAAGAAGATCAAATATTTATAACATCTGAATAAATGTATTTTACATTAGAGTGTGCACGAGAAGGACATAGATTACCGAATAGATACCACTTTGGAGTTACTGTATAAAAGTACACAGTTCAATCACTGTTTCCATAGTTATGCTTTTAGCTTCTTCAGTCTCGTCTTTTTGACTTAGCCTACTTCCTTTACAGGAAAATGTGAAACCATGTGAAATCATTTGCTTTCGGGAACACTTCACACGTGATCATATTTCACATGAAGTGCCACATGGATTTTCACATGTGATCACATAACCTTTTACGTGGATCACATTTTTCACATGTGAATATTATTCACATGTGATTTCACACGTGATGCCCTGCAAACAAAAATTATTAGTTAGGATACACAAACAACCAGGGCTTTTAACATACAGTGTTTTCAATTGACATATTTGACACACCTTGAAATACATGAttaaaatgtgtgtgtttatttatacagtaattattatttcaCATTTGAACtaacaacctcttggttcacggcATTCTGATCTTCCTGCcacgccaccatgtctgtgtcaatgactgatttcacctgtattcctacactttggacttaagtaaagtaaatctcagctttgtTAAAAATACACTCAAGATAAACTATTATATTTATCATATTGAGGAGTAATGGTAATGAACGTGCAGAGGAATACTACAGACTGCGGCGCAACAGAAAGATCCGCCTACCCCAAATTCTGAGGTTAtgagttcaaatcccaagtgGTCATGTCAAATGTGATCATACCGTCATTGATTAAAGATTTTTTACACTGTTTTAGCTGAACAGGTTACCATTTACATTAAAACCCCCATATCATTTCATTCCCTTACAAAAAAACGTGACATCTTAATGAAATATGTTGACATGTATTAaatgtagagttccacatgtgaacaCCACCTTTTCACAGAGAACTAAGTGAagaataacatgttttcacctcacatgtgaattACAGATTCACATGTAAGtctgggcgatatggacaaaataTCCTATCATAGTACTTTAATTAGACGGTATGACGGTAATTTTATGATTTTGAATAATATAAGTAaaacatttgctttatgagtagtgcgtgaccctaggGCGGCAACATATACATTTtatgtgatttcaatgggtctttctccattccgattgttttatactgttcaattcaacttgaAACTCTAAATCTAAACATATGGAATTGCgttaatatgtaaaaaaaaaaggttgACATTTATTTCACGAGATCGTGTTTTCACATGCTCAAATTTGTCGTTTATTTTTCCTGTAAGGCTTTTACAGTACTATCGTAAGCAAAAGCAGAATGGACGCCAACTAAACTTGTATGCCTCCTCATCACCCACGataagtcccaaatggctccctattccacacatagtgcactacttttgaccagggctctagtcaaaagtagtgtactatgtagggaaaagggtgctatttggaacacaCTGACAGTATCAGTTGGTGAAACAGGGAGCACCAAGTTCTTTCTACTGAGGAGATAATTGTCTCTAGCCTGGTACTGCACACACTAATCTGGCTATACATCAGTCACTACAGCACAGCTATATGCCAGACAGAATGTAAACACAGAATTCTGGGAAAAGCTGTTCAGCTTGTCATCTCTCTGAACTAGCAGCAACCCTGCTACTGCCAAAACTACATTCAGGAGGAACTGAagataccattttttttttttttatcaagcaAATCCCTGAACCATTACGTGCAGACACCATTTGTAGAGCACTATACTAATACAATACAATCTTTATTGGTCCATTACACACAGGATACAACAAAAATATGTACGTTTTTGCTATCACAGTAATATGCCTAATTGGGCCTTGTGACCTTTATATGTTTGAATTAAAATCAATACTACATGTTTTACTATTTAATTGCAGATCCATTTTGAGGACCATTTAAAGCTAATTCTCTGTGGCTTTAGTCAAGGGTAAAGATCAGGTTAAACAACAGAAAGGTGTGAGAGTTCTTGTACAGAACTTACACAGAAGATCGGGGGCCGTATGGAtcaagagtctcagagtaggagtgctgatctaggatcaggtcctccctggccatgtaatcttattcaatgtgatctaaaaggcaaaactgaacCTAAATTGGCACTCCtttactctgagacgcttgataaaTACCGCCCCTGTTTTTCACCATTTGCTTTTTAAACTACGCATGACCTGGGGGAAATGGTCTGTGTTGTCTTTACATTCACACGTCTACTAGGTCAGCAGTGTTACGGATCTCTGTGAAGGTGTGTCTGTGAAGGTGTCTTTGTGGGTGTTGGCATTCAGCTGTTCTCTTTTCCTCTAAAATGTGTAACTTTACAAAAATGTTTGTCATAGGATCACAAATACGTACAGTATTAGTAATGAGGCAGGCCAAAGTTGCATAGTTTCCTCAACCATATTCCACTAAATTGAGATAACTATTATTTTACAGACATTTTAAAACCCCCATTAGATCACACTTGGTCCCTTGATTCAGTATTCATGGATAAATGGGATCATAGCAGGAATAGTCCCTGGACattactgtcacgacttcaaccgaggcaggctctccttcccggttgggtggcgctcggcggtcgtcgtcaccggcctactagctgccactgactctttttcctccccctccttatgtgtttatttgtatcacctggtTTGGGGTAATTGgcaattagtgtggctttattagccAGCCAGATTGtatgcttctttgtgcgggattgttcgtctgttgctgtggatttcgggagtgggtTTTGTATTGTGTACTGGGTTTGTCTCCCGTGTTAGCAGACAGGTGTTTATGACACCCAgtaagtccgtgttggacattttggtTTGCCGGTTAGGCATTAAATATCACcgcattgaagctctgctgttcctgcgtctgatttcacaccccaccgacacccaggtcgttacagaatcccgcaccaatttaaatggagtcagcaggagcagcagccaaccctctcccatcgatggaggaacgggttctccaccacacaactgtcctccatcggatcggatccgccatggaccaaatgatggagagaatggagcgatgggagaggagtgggctcctctctccaccttcggctccccCCCACCAGGACTCTtcatcccccggctccagcgcgctccgtcttacgctcccgagggattatgatggagcaGCGGCAGGTTGTCAGGGGTTCTTACTCCaactggagctatacctggccactgttcgccccactccctcgggagcggagagggtgagtgtcctcgtctcctgcctgacgggtcgtgctctggagtgggccaacgcagtctggaatggcccggactccgcgaaggagcactacccggagtttacccgTCGTTTTCGTGCTGTGTTTGACCACCCCACAgacggccgagcggcgggtgagagactatttcatctcaggcaggagaagaggagcgcacaggatttcgcgctggagttccggaccttggccgcgggatcagggtggaacgacagggcccttattgaccactaccggtgtagtctccgggaggacgtccgcagggagctagcgtgtcgggacatcgcGCTTTCTCTAGATGAACTTAttgacatgtccatccgactggatactctgctggctgcccgcgggcgttcggagagggtcctgtgcgttccaccacccagcgccccggctcccatcccgatggagttgggaggggccgcgcctaggggtaccggaggaggaggccccccctgcaccaactgtggtcggagaggacacacgttcgaccggtgctgggggggtctgtctgggagtcgagatgtcaggcggaacgcttctcgatcaccccaggtgagtcagcaccaaactcacccagaaccccctgttggtcacatgtttgtctcaatttttttcctttattttttcccctcttcccagcatagggcactagtcgattcaggtgcagctgggaactttatggattgcggactcgcccgtaagttgggcgttccgcttgtgccgatagattctccctttcccgttcactccctagatagccggccattagggtcaggggtggtcagggaggtcacagttcccctggacatggtaacgcaggggaatcatagggaacgtatcagtctctttattattgattcgcctgcgtttccagtggtgctgggtgttccctggttggcccggcacaatcccaatatttcgtggagacagggggttctccaggggtggtcagaggagtgttctggaaggtgtctgggagtttccattggtgccacgtcggtggagagtccagaccagggttccacggtgcgcattccccccgagtatgccgatttggcaatcgctttctgtaaaaagaaagcgacgaaattaccaccacatcgaccgggtagggattgtgcgatagatctccaggttaacgctgcgcttcctaagagtcacgtgtactctttgtcccaagaggagacgttggcgatggagacatatgtcgcggagtctctgggacaggggtacattcggccctccatctcacccgtctcctcgagtttcttttttgtgaagaaaaaggagggaggtttgcgtccgtgtattgattatagaggtctaaatgctatcacagtggggtttagttacccactacctctcatcgcttcggcggtggaatcatttcacggagcgcagttctttacaaaactggacctcaggagcgcgtacagtctggtgcgtattcggaaaggagacgagtggaaaaccgcatttagtaccacatcgggccactatgagtactgcgtcatgccgtatgggttaaagaatgctccagccgttttccaatcctttgtagacgacattctcagggacctgcacgtgcagggggtagttgtgtatatcgatgacattctgatctactcaactactcacgccgcgcatgtatctctggtgcgcaaagtgcttggcagactgctggagcatgacctatacgtcaaggctgagaagtgtgtgttctccaaacaagccgtctccttcctgggttatcgcatttccacctcgggggtggtggtggagagtgaccgcataaaggccgtgcgtaattggccgactccaaccacggtgaaggaggtgcagcggtttttgggttttgccaactactaccggagatttatccggggttttggccaggtggcggctcccattacctcactgctaaaggggggcccggtgcggttgcggtggtcggcggcggcggacggagctttcaacaggttgaaggctctgttcacggatgctcccgtgttggcgcatccggatccctctttggcattcatagtggaggtggacgcgtccgaggctggggtgggtgccgtgctatcacagcgctcgggtacgccaccaaaactccgcccctgcgctttcttctctagtaagctcagtgcagcggagcgtaactatgatgtgggggatcgggagttgttagcggtggtcagggctctgaaggtgtggagacactggcttgagggggctaagcacccctttctcatctggaccgaccaccagaatctggagtatattcgggcagctcggagactgaacccgcgtcaggcaaggtgggccatgtttttcacccggtttcgGTACACGTTGTCCTATAGACCAGGCTCCCAAAACGTAAAGGCTGACGCATTGTCCcgcctttacgacacggaggataggaccaccgaacccactcccatcatccccgcctcgaggctgatagcgccagtggtatgggaggtggactcggacatcgagcgggcgctacgggcggaacccgcgcctcctcagtgtccggcgggccgtaagtacgtaccgcttggtgttcgggaccgactgattcggtgggctcatgtcctaccctcctcgggtcaccctggggtgacgaggacagtggggagccttcgggggaggtattggtggcctaccttagctcgggacgttagggtttatgtctcctcctgttcggtatgcgctcagagtaaggctcctaggcaccttcctagagggaagttgcaacccctccccgttccacaacgaccatggtctcatctgtccgtagacttcctgaccgatctccccccttctcagggaaacactacggttctggtcattgtggatcggttttctaagtcctgccgtctcctcccgttgcccggtatccctactgccctacagactgcggaggccttattcactcacgtcttccggcactacggggtgccggaggacatcgtttctgatcggggcccccaattcacgtcccgagtatggagggcgttcatggagcgtctgggggtcacggtcagcttgacttccggttttcaccccgagagtaatgggcaggtggaaagagtgaaccaggaggtgggtaggtttctgcggtcgtattgccaggaccggccaggggagtgggcgagatacattccctgggccgagatggcccagaactccctacgccactcctctactaatgtgtccccctttcagtgtgtgttggggtaccagccggtcctggcaccatggcatccgagccagaccgaggctcctgcggtggaggagtgggtacagcgctccaaagagacctggagggccgtccaggagtcCCTCCAACAAGCTACTActaggcagaagaggagcgctgaccgccaccgcagtgaggcccccgtgtttgtaccgggggaaagggtctggctctcgacccgaaacctacccctccgcttgccctgccggaagctgaggccgcagtgtgtagggcccttcaaagtcctgaggagaataaacgaggtgtgttatcgattaaaactcccttcctattatcgtattaacccctcgtttcatgtgtctctcctcaggccggtggtagctggtcccctgcaggacggtgaggtgccggaggtccctcccccccctctagacatcgaggggtccccggcgtatacgatacgggccattctgaactcaagacgccgggtgaggggcctgcagtacctcgtggactgggaggggtacggtccggaggagaggtgctgggtaccggtggaggacattttggatccatctatgttaagggatttccatcgcctccatccggatcgccctgcgcctcgtcctccgggtcgacctcgaggccggtgtcggcgcgctgcgggagccacGCGTCAgaggggggttactgtcacgacttcaaccgaggcaggctctccttcccggttgggtggcgctcggcggtcgtcgtcaccggcctactagctgccactgactctttttcctccccctccttatgtgtttatttgtatcacctggtTTGGGGTAATTGgcaattagtgtggctttattagccAGCCAGATTGtatgcttctttgtgcgggattgttcgtctgttgctgtggatttcgggagtgggtTTTGTATTGTGTACTGGGTTTGTCTCCCGTGTTAGCAGACAGGTGTTTATGACACCCAgtaagtccgtgttggacattttggtTTGCCGGTTAGGCATTAAATATCACcgcattgaagctctgctgttcctgcgtctgatttcacaccccaccgacacccaggtcgttacaatTACACCGACATCCTCTAAGTGCCCgtgagatacagtaccagtcaaaagtttggacacatctactcattctagggtttctctttcttttttctattttctacattttagaataatagtgaagacatcaaaactgtgaaatcaCACACcctggaatcatgtaggaacccaaaaaatgttaaacaaatcaaaatgtattttatatttgagattcttcaaagtagacaccctttgtcttgatgacagctttgaacactcttggcattctctcaaccagcttcatgaggtagtcacctggaaagcatttaaatgaacaggtgtgccttgttaaaagttcatttctggaatttattttcttcttaatgcgtttgagccaatcagttgtgttgtgacaaggtaggggtggtatacagaagatggcactatttggtaaaagaccaagttcatattatggcaagaacagctcaaataagcaaaaagaaaaaaacagtccataatttctttaagacatgaaggtcagtcaataaggaacatttccagaactttgaaagtttcttcaattgcagtcgcaaaaaccatcaagcgctatgatgaaactggcatgaggactgccacaggaaaggaagacccagagatacctctgctgcagaggataagttcattagagttaccagcctcagaaattgcggcccaaataaatgcttcagagttcaagtaacacacacatctcaacatcaactgttcagaggagactgtgtgaatcaggccttcatggtcaaattgctgcaaagaaaccactactaaaggacaccaataagaagaagagaattgcttgggcaaagaaacacgagcaatggacattagaccggtggaaatttgtcctttcgtctgatgagtccaaattttttgGTTTtgactgccatgtctttgtgagccgcaaagtaggtgaacggatgatctccccatgtgtggttcccaccgtgaagcatggagtagaaggtgtgatggtgtggtggtgctttgctgatgacagtcgtgatttatttaaaatccaaggcacacttcaccagcatggctaccagagcattctgcagcaatacgctatcccatctggtttgcgcttagtgagacaataatttgtttttcaacaggacaatgacacaaaacacacctccaggctgtgtaagggctatttgaccaaggagagtgatggagtgctgcattagatgacctggcctccacaatcacccgacctcaacccaattgagatggtttgggatgagttggaccgcagagtcaaggaaaagcagccaataagtgctcagcatttgtgggaactccttcaacacttggaaaagcattcctcatgaagctggttgagagaatgccaagagtgtgcaaagctgtcatcgaggcaaagggtggctactttgaagaatataaaatataaaatatattttgatttgtttaacactttttgggttactacatgattccgtttgtgttatttcatagtttggatgtcttcactattattctacaatgtagataaataaacaacaaagaaaaacccttgaatgagtaggtgagtccaaacttttgactggtactgtatgttacttGTAAATCACAGTTTATGTGACATTTTATAGTGTACCTTGAGGTTCACTCAAACCTTGTCAGGGATAGGTGAGAGATACACTACTGCTACAGTCTGTTATACAGGAACGGTACTGTTAAACCAGGTTGACCTGGTACTGTTGTAGCTACCGTTGTAGCCTAGTGGCTACCATTATAGCCTagtggtagcctagtggctaCCGTTCACCGTTTGACCTCAGGTGGTTGGTCGGTCAGGTGCACAAGCTGTGGACAAGTGTTTGCCTATATTGCAAATGTTTGCCTAACTCTTATTTGATTACATGGAAAACTCTACATTATCTGCTTCCAACCACAAGCCGCTTTAAAAAGAAACAGCGGTTTACCAGGGCAGAGGTGCATTACTTGGGAGTCTATTCCTATTTTATTGTAAATATATTTTCTCTCAGTCTCAGCACAATAATTCATTTGGGTTTGTTTGACACTAATTACATTAACTGGGTTTAGCACTTGCAAAACGGTTCAGTTACTAACAGTTACTATCATATAAGGATTGTTGAATAATGTGGGTGTAGGTTGGTGCTATCATATGGAGAGAAGGGACAAAAAAAAAGAACAGTTTGAATGCAATAGTCAATATTTTAACAGCTCTTGAATGTTTGAATCAAAAGTCTGGTAGCTGTTTACTCTGTATGAGGGAGATCAGGTACAGGGGCTTATAACCAACCACCTCTTGGTCATTGTGAACAAAAGTCTAGACAACTGAACTTAGTTTTCCTTCATGTAATTCCAAAATACCCATTATGTGTAGAACAGACAATAAACTACATTGAGTGGAAGTGGAGATCACTGAGTGGAAGTGGATCCAATATATCCTTAAAATGCGCATTTTAATTTAAATGCGCAATTTAATTTAAGACACCATTATTGAAAACTTGGCAACCAATAAAGTTCGTTTAGTGAGTTCACTAAAATAACTAAGAACACTTGAGTAATTTTTAAATGCGCAATTTAATTTAAGACACCATCAACAGATTAATACATTATTGAAAACTTGGCAACCAATAAAGTTCGTTTAGTGAGTTCACTAAAATAACTAAGAACACTTGAGTAAAATAATTGCGATGTCGCGCCCGCGCGGTTTAAAACGCATAAAATTGCAGTTATAAAAATATGCCAATTGCGCATTTCATTCTCCGAGATCGGAGCTCCAGTGTCAGCGCTCCGGCTATACTTATCACTGCAACACTGCAAGGTAAGGCTGGGTATGACGCTGACATCGTGTAATCGACCGTATTTGGGCAGACTGAACTCCCGCCTGGTGCCGCACTTCCACCGCCgttatttaaaatttaaaaaaagatagtCATATTGATTATTTGAGAATTGTCTTCTTGGAAACCTTTCATTTCAAGTCCCTTACTTTTATTTTGCTGACTGCAACTGAATGAGACACTTGCAGTGTCAGAGACACCACGGACCTATAAACAGCAACACACGCTTGCTCACAGCAACACACGCTTGCTCACAGCGCTCTGGTGCATAGCGAAGTTTTCAGGGAGTGGCTACTTTACAATCAGCTATAGGGTAGAATTATCCACATACCCGGCCGTCATGGCGATGTTGTAAAATGTAAGCCATGCGACAGCGATTGCACTTTTCGTTCTCTTCTTGTTGTTGTTATCCTTCTCCTCAACCGAGCCGTCCTCCTCCATGGACGCCATGGTACCGGGGACAGAGTGGGAAAGTCAGAAACGGTGCACGAGCGCAGCTGACAGCTGGGACTGGGAGCAGCAGGGTCATCCGTCAATGTACCCACGGCACCCCTCTCGCGGGACTATTGCTGCAACAAGTGCGTGGTGGCATGTCCCTAAGAAAAGTCCCGCTGTCAAT
This region of Salvelinus alpinus chromosome 8, SLU_Salpinus.1, whole genome shotgun sequence genomic DNA includes:
- the LOC139583846 gene encoding very-long-chain (3R)-3-hydroxyacyl-CoA dehydratase 1-like, whose protein sequence is MASMEEDGSVEEKDNNNKKRTKSAIAVAWLTFYNIAMTAGWLVLAMAMMRFYIQKGTHKGLYKSIARTLKFFQTVALVEVGHCAIGIVRTSVIVTGVQVCSRIFMVWFITNSIKQIQNEESVILFLVVWTLTEITRYSYYTFNLLNHLPYFIKWARYNMFIIMYPLGVAGELLTIYAALPFVRKTGMLSMRLPNKYNVSFDYYYFLIIVMLSYIPLFPQLFFHMLRQRRKVLLGEIIVEKDE